A region from the Caldisericota bacterium genome encodes:
- a CDS encoding thiamine diphosphokinase, with protein MKIVLIVANGNSNSKLFYQKLSKKVDFIIGVDGGAGKLIKCGIIPDLAVGDFDSIGCDELNLLKKKGVNILQFPEDKNYSDTELAINVALGKHFNTFILSGMLYGRIDHMLFNVSLLYPLLKKGKDTYILEEREEIYIVNGKKKIKTKKSSTVSLYPMTNIVQGVKTSGLKYQLNGKTLFKGKTLTLSNIAVSGEIQVEVKKGVLLVVIQKK; from the coding sequence ATGAAAATAGTGCTTATTGTAGCAAACGGGAATAGTAATTCAAAATTGTTCTACCAAAAACTTTCAAAAAAAGTTGATTTTATTATTGGAGTAGATGGGGGGGCAGGCAAACTTATTAAATGTGGCATAATACCAGATCTTGCGGTAGGCGATTTTGATTCAATAGGGTGTGACGAGTTAAATCTTTTAAAGAAAAAAGGGGTAAACATCTTGCAATTCCCGGAAGATAAGAATTATTCAGACACAGAGCTTGCAATAAATGTTGCGCTGGGAAAACATTTTAATACGTTTATCCTTTCAGGGATGCTTTATGGAAGAATTGATCACATGCTTTTTAATGTTTCTCTTCTTTATCCGCTTCTTAAAAAAGGTAAAGATACATACATTCTTGAAGAAAGAGAAGAGATATATATTGTAAATGGCAAAAAGAAAATTAAAACGAAGAAAAGTAGCACGGTATCTCTTTATCCTATGACAAACATTGTGCAGGGAGTGAAAACCTCAGGACTTAAATATCAGCTGAACGGGAAAACACTTTTTAAAGGGAAAACACTGACATTAAGCAATATAGCTGTTTCCGGCGAAATTCAGGTAGAGGTTAAAAAAGGAGTATTGCTTGTCGTCATTCAAAAAAAGTGA